One window of the Desulforegula conservatrix Mb1Pa genome contains the following:
- a CDS encoding integrase core domain-containing protein — MSEARHKIGDYLRFYNTKRPHQSFKNNTPDKTYFEGLEIPIAA; from the coding sequence ATGTCAGAAGCGAGACACAAAATTGGCGATTATCTGAGGTTCTACAACACAAAAAGGCCTCACCAGAGCTTTAAGAATAATACGCCTGATAAAACATATTTTGAAGGTCTGGAAATTCCAATCGCCGCTTGA